The genomic region CTCGAACTGCGCGAGCGGGTTGGCGTAGTGCGACGTCAGCCCCTGGAAACCCCAGTAGGGGTAGTACGACAGGAAGCTGTAGTCGGCGGTGAGCACGATCGTCTCGTCGCGGGGGCGCCCGGTCACCTCGAGGATGCGGCCGTCGATCTCGCGGTAGAAGCGCTCGGCACCGGGCGGTCGGCGGTCGGCGCGCTGGCCGTTGCCGTCGGTGTCGGTGTAGGCGACGACGATGTCGTTGCGCAGCACATCGGGGATGTCCTGGCTGTAGGTCACCGCGCCGACGGCACCGAGGGTGGCGGCGACGGCGACGACACGTTTGGCGTTCTCCGGCCTGACCCGGGCCGCCCACGCGCGGGTGACCTCCAGGAAGCCGAACGCGCCCGCCGCGGTGAGCAGCACCGTCAGCGTCGGGTTCAGCCGGAACGACAGCAGTGTGGTGCCGGCCAGCGTGGTCAGCATCGACAGCAGTGACCAGGCGTAGACCGCGACCACACCGACCGCCAGCGCCCCGGCCCGCGTCGAGGTGGTGGCCCGCCACACCAGCCACACGGTGCCGAGCATGCACAGCGCGCCCAGCAGCGTCGGGTGCAGCATCGGGAACTCCAGCTGCGCCCCGTCGCGCGGCAGGTAGTGCTGGGCGGTGCCGCTCTCGGCCGGTTCACCGCGGGCGGCGGCCAGCAGGTACGGCCCCCAGCCGATCAGCGCGAGCGCCCCGGAGATCACCGCGATCACCGCCAGCCGCAGCAGCGGGTTGATGCTGCGTCGCGCCACGGCCAGCAGGAAGCCCATGATCGCCAGCGTGAACGCCGCATAGGCGAACAGCAGCGTGTAGAACAGCGCGGCGACACCGAGGAACAGCCCGGTGCCGACGACGGCGGCCCAGCCGCCGTTTCGGGAACCCGCCTTCAGCCCGCTCCACGCCAGCACAAACACCGGCGCCAGCATCACGCAGATGATCGCCGCGTACGGTTCGGCCGGGGAGTAGGACAGCGCGGCCGCCGTCGTCGCGGTCGTCACGACGAGCGCGTACTCGAAGCGGATCATCGCCGCCCACAACACGAATGCCGCCGCGATGGCCGCGGTGATCGAGATGATCGCCCACGGTTTGAACATCTCCCAGGCGGGTGTGCCGGTCAGCGCGGCCAGCCGCCCGCCGATCCAGAACCAGCCCGGCGGATAGAACGGCGGCAACCCGAAGTACGTCATGTCGCGCAGCTCGGGGCTGTCGGCGAACCGGGTCAGGTACTCGGTACGGAACTGCTGGTCCACCGAGATGCCGAACAGGTACAGCTTCGTCGCACCCAGCGGCATCGCCAGCGTCACCACCGAGAACGCCGACAGGAACACCGTCGCCGCCGCCTTGGCCAGCCATCGTCTGCCCCGCCGGTACAGCAGGCCGCTGACGAGAAGCCCTGCCAGGCAGCCGAACTGGCCGACGGTGGTCAGCGCGTGCAGTTGGTTCGACGAGTTGTAGGCGGGCCACTCGACGCGGGCGATCGCGGCCAGCGAGACCACCGCCACG from Mycolicibacterium phlei harbors:
- a CDS encoding galactan 5-O-arabinofuranosyltransferase produces the protein MRTALAQPMKVVGQMAAAVAVAVVVAVVSLAAIARVEWPAYNSSNQLHALTTVGQFGCLAGLLVSGLLYRRGRRWLAKAAATVFLSAFSVVTLAMPLGATKLYLFGISVDQQFRTEYLTRFADSPELRDMTYFGLPPFYPPGWFWIGGRLAALTGTPAWEMFKPWAIISITAAIAAAFVLWAAMIRFEYALVVTTATTAAALSYSPAEPYAAIICVMLAPVFVLAWSGLKAGSRNGGWAAVVGTGLFLGVAALFYTLLFAYAAFTLAIMGFLLAVARRSINPLLRLAVIAVISGALALIGWGPYLLAAARGEPAESGTAQHYLPRDGAQLEFPMLHPTLLGALCMLGTVWLVWRATTSTRAGALAVGVVAVYAWSLLSMLTTLAGTTLLSFRLNPTLTVLLTAAGAFGFLEVTRAWAARVRPENAKRVVAVAATLGAVGAVTYSQDIPDVLRNDIVVAYTDTDGNGQRADRRPPGAERFYREIDGRILEVTGRPRDETIVLTADYSFLSYYPYWGFQGLTSHYANPLAQFEQRAEAIENWAALTDADRFIEALDNLPWEPPTVFLMRRGADDTYTLRLAADVYPNQPNVRRYHVALDEALFDDPRFDVSTIGPFVLAIRTHN